The following proteins are co-located in the Callospermophilus lateralis isolate mCalLat2 chromosome 8, mCalLat2.hap1, whole genome shotgun sequence genome:
- the Pabpc4l gene encoding polyadenylate-binding protein 4-like, which translates to MDVEAKYRMASLYVGDLHVDVTEDLLFRKFSTVGPVLSIRICRDAVTRLSLGYAYVNFLQLADAQKALDTMNFDTIKGKSIRLMWSQRDAHLRKSGVGNVFIKNLDKSIDNKTLHEHFSAFGKILSSKVMSDDQGSKGYGFVHFQNQSAAEKAIQEMNGKLLKDCRVFVGRFKNRKDREAELRSKASSEFTNVYIKNFGDDMDDERLKEVFSKYGHPLSVKVMTDASGKSKGFGFVSFESHQAAQKAVEEMNGKDINGQPIFVGRAQKKGERQAELKEMFEQKKKERIRGRQGVKLYIKNLDDTIDDEKLRKEFSSFGSINRVKVMQEEGQSKGFGLICFSSSEEALAAMAEMNGRILGSKALNIALAQKHN; encoded by the coding sequence ATGGATGTAGAAGCCAAGTACCGCATGGCCTCCTTGTACGTGGGTGACCTGCATGTAGATGTCACCGAGGACCTATTGTTCAGGAAGTTCAGTACAGTGGGCCCTGTGCTGTCCATCCGCATCTGCAGGGACGCGGTCACCCGCCTCTCTCTGGGCTATGCTTACGTGAACTTCCTGCAGCTGGCCGATGcccagaaggccctagacaccatGAACTTTGACACGATAAAAGGCAAATCCATCCGTCTCATGTGGTCTCAAAGGGATGCCCACCTAAGGAAATCTGGAGTTGGGAATGTGTTCATCAAAAACCTGGACAAATCCATAGATAACAAGACGCTGCACGAACATTTTTCAGCTTTTGGAAAGATCCTTTCCTCCAAGGTGATGAGTGACGACCAAGGCTCCAAGGGTTACGGCTTTGTGCACTTTCAGAACCAGAGTGCGGCAGAGAAGGCCATCCAGGAGATGAACGGGAAGCTGCTCAAAGACTGCAGGGTGTTTGTTGGCAGATTCAAAAACCGCAAGGATCGCGAGGCTGAGCTCAGAAGCAAAGCCTCCAGCGAATTCACCAACGTTTACATCAAAAACTTTGGGGATGACATGGATGATGAGCGACTGAAGGAGGTTTTCAGCAAGTATGGCCACCCCTTGAGTGTGAAGGTGATGACAGATGCCAGCGGGAAATCCAAAGGCTTCGGCTTTGTGAGCTTCGAGAGCCACCAGGCTGCCCAAAAGGCAGTTGAAGAAATGAATGGAAAGGACATAAACGGGCAGCCGATTTTTGTGGGCAGGGCacaaaagaaaggagagagacagGCCGAGCTAAAGGAAATGTTTGagcagaagaaaaaggaaagaatccGTGGACGCCAGGGGGTAAAACTGTACATTAAGAATCTAGACGATACCATCGATGATGAGAAACTACGAAAGGAGTTTTCTTCTTTTGGATCCATTAACAGAGTGAAGGTAATgcaggaggaagggcagagcaagGGGTTCGGCctgatctgcttctcctcctccgagGAGGCCCTCGCAGCCATGGCTGAGATGAATGGCCGTATCTTGGGCTCCAAAGCCCTGAACATTGCCCTGGCCCAGAAGCATAACTGA